In the Bacteroides sp. genome, one interval contains:
- the lgt gene encoding prolipoprotein diacylglyceryl transferase, with product MLQITWDASPIIFELGPLAVRWYGLFWALSFYLGYEIMYRIFKWEGIPLQQVDKLLLYIAIGTVAGARLGHCFFYDFSYYIQNPLEILMIWKGGLASHGGAIGIILALYYYQKKVSNKSYAWLLDRLVIPISLGAFFIRMGNLMNSEIYGHQTDLPWGFIFVRAGEVVPKHPTQFYEGIPYLLLFLLLGYLYLKKIKVLPPAFLLSLFAIIMFTVRFLVELVKEDQSAFEANMSLNMGQWLSLPLIVAGILVMIRSLKQKPKGEKKKG from the coding sequence ATTTTGCAAATCACATGGGATGCGAGTCCCATAATCTTTGAACTCGGTCCCCTAGCTGTTCGCTGGTATGGTCTGTTTTGGGCCCTTTCCTTTTATCTCGGTTACGAAATCATGTACCGTATTTTTAAGTGGGAAGGCATTCCTCTTCAGCAAGTGGATAAACTCTTGTTATACATAGCCATCGGTACTGTAGCTGGGGCAAGACTGGGACATTGTTTCTTTTACGATTTCAGCTACTATATTCAAAACCCCCTTGAAATACTGATGATTTGGAAGGGCGGCCTGGCCAGCCATGGTGGTGCCATAGGAATCATTTTAGCCCTTTATTACTATCAGAAGAAGGTAAGCAATAAGTCCTATGCCTGGCTTTTAGACCGTTTGGTGATACCCATTTCCCTTGGCGCCTTCTTTATTCGGATGGGAAATTTGATGAATTCAGAGATATATGGGCATCAGACAGATCTTCCCTGGGGATTTATCTTTGTCAGGGCAGGAGAGGTTGTGCCAAAGCATCCCACGCAATTCTACGAAGGGATTCCTTACCTGCTTTTGTTCCTTTTGCTTGGATATTTGTACCTGAAAAAGATCAAAGTTCTTCCACCCGCCTTCCTGCTTTCACTTTTTGCAATCATCATGTTTACCGTAAGGTTCCTGGTTGAGCTTGTGAAAGAGGATCAATCGGCTTTTGAAGCCAATATGAGCCTTAATATGGGCCAGTGGCTAAGTCTTCCACTCATTGTTGCTGGTATACTTGTCATGATCAGGTCCCTGAAACAGAAGCCTAAAGGGGAAAAGAAAAAAGGTTGA
- a CDS encoding helix-turn-helix transcriptional regulator, with product MIARIQKIIQLKKLTSSGFADKVGVPRSTISHILSGRNNPSLEFVQKVLDSFPEIRTEWLIRGDGHMLKASNTLFPDEDFEISAELEAPLEEMSGMSGEEKEMSGKTFQDENEKISLSRIQAMQEILKSEGDKKIAEKEDKPDKTMISAVKNTDISDKCKNKAIRVMLFYADGTFFEYFPGEQ from the coding sequence ATGATCGCACGAATACAAAAGATCATTCAATTAAAGAAATTGACTTCTTCGGGTTTTGCCGACAAGGTTGGAGTACCACGATCCACCATCAGTCATATTCTATCGGGCAGGAATAACCCCAGTCTTGAATTTGTTCAGAAGGTTTTGGATTCCTTTCCTGAAATTCGGACTGAATGGCTTATTCGTGGAGATGGCCATATGTTAAAGGCGAGCAACACACTTTTCCCTGATGAGGACTTTGAAATTTCTGCTGAGCTTGAGGCCCCTTTAGAAGAAATGTCAGGTATGTCAGGAGAAGAAAAGGAAATGTCAGGAAAAACTTTTCAAGATGAAAATGAAAAGATAAGTCTCTCCAGGATCCAAGCCATGCAGGAAATATTGAAATCTGAAGGGGATAAGAAAATAGCAGAAAAAGAAGATAAACCTGACAAGACCATGATATCAGCTGTCAAAAATACTGACATTTCTGATAAATGTAAGAATAAAGCCATCCGGGTTATGTTGTTTTATGCTGATGGCACATTTTTTGAATACTTTCCAGGAGAGCAATAA
- a CDS encoding 5'-nucleotidase, which translates to MNQVLAFSPFPMRKASPEGLLNNFIADLVFEVADEFYVPEDGQKIDFCLLNYGGLRASLPEGPITKSRVFEIMPFENEMVVITLSGEKAYELFEYVASSDRGMPISGLKLGIKEGKLGHVLIQGKEFNPNQNYKVVTSDYLAEGGDRMRFFLNPLNTEVVGMRIRDAIILFMEREAASGRELFSELDGRIYFMD; encoded by the coding sequence ATGAACCAGGTTCTGGCTTTCTCTCCTTTCCCAATGAGAAAAGCATCGCCGGAAGGCTTACTTAACAATTTTATTGCGGATCTGGTTTTTGAGGTTGCAGATGAATTTTATGTCCCCGAAGATGGACAGAAAATTGATTTTTGCCTTTTAAATTATGGTGGATTAAGGGCAAGCCTTCCTGAAGGCCCTATTACCAAGTCCCGAGTTTTTGAAATCATGCCTTTTGAGAATGAAATGGTGGTAATTACCCTATCTGGTGAGAAAGCTTACGAATTGTTTGAATATGTTGCCAGCAGCGACAGGGGAATGCCCATTTCCGGCCTGAAGTTAGGAATTAAAGAAGGAAAACTGGGACACGTTTTAATTCAGGGAAAAGAATTTAATCCAAACCAGAATTATAAAGTGGTTACTTCCGATTACCTGGCTGAAGGTGGTGACCGGATGCGTTTCTTTCTCAACCCGCTGAACACTGAAGTGGTTGGAATGAGAATTAGGGATGCCATCATTTTGTTTATGGAGCGTGAAGCAGCAAGCGGAAGGGAACTTTTTTCTGAATTGGATGGCAGGATTTATTTTATGGACTAG
- a CDS encoding pyridoxal-phosphate dependent enzyme, protein MANVFSHNSDIPGAEDIIKVRKIIAPCIHKTPVLTSQTFNQILGASLFFKCENFQKGGAFKFRGASHAVMTLSNADAELGVCTHSSGNHAQALALAANMRGIKAHIVMPENAPEIKVDAVKGYGGDITFCMPTLQAREATLQKVIERTGAIEIHPYNDYRIIAGQATACAELLEEIKDLDIVIAPVGGGGLLSGTILSARYFAPKVKVMAGEPLQANDAWQSFKNKKFIPSQNPQTIADGLRTSLGSLTYPIILNGVEDILTASEETIVSTMKLIWERMKIIVEPSGVLPLAVMFENKDMFAGKRVGLILSGGNTDLFRLPWLNDTSFSKR, encoded by the coding sequence ATGGCAAATGTTTTTTCTCATAATTCTGATATTCCTGGAGCAGAGGATATTATTAAGGTTAGGAAAATTATTGCCCCTTGTATTCACAAAACACCTGTCCTGACTTCTCAAACATTCAATCAGATTTTGGGGGCTAGCCTCTTTTTTAAATGTGAAAATTTTCAGAAAGGTGGCGCCTTTAAATTCAGGGGAGCCTCTCACGCCGTTATGACATTAAGTAATGCGGATGCTGAACTTGGAGTATGCACCCATTCTTCAGGAAACCACGCCCAGGCTTTAGCTTTAGCCGCCAATATGCGGGGGATTAAAGCCCATATCGTGATGCCAGAGAATGCACCTGAGATAAAAGTGGATGCCGTTAAAGGTTATGGGGGTGATATCACATTCTGTATGCCTACTTTACAGGCCAGGGAAGCAACGTTGCAGAAGGTCATTGAAAGAACCGGAGCCATCGAAATCCACCCTTATAACGATTACAGGATCATTGCGGGCCAAGCCACTGCCTGTGCGGAACTGCTTGAAGAGATTAAAGACTTGGATATTGTAATAGCCCCTGTCGGTGGAGGCGGACTTCTTAGCGGCACTATTCTGTCAGCAAGGTATTTTGCTCCCAAGGTGAAAGTTATGGCAGGCGAACCCCTGCAAGCCAATGATGCCTGGCAATCTTTCAAGAACAAAAAATTCATTCCCTCTCAGAACCCTCAAACCATTGCAGATGGTTTAAGAACATCCCTTGGGAGTCTTACTTATCCTATTATCCTAAATGGAGTTGAAGATATTCTTACCGCTTCAGAAGAAACCATTGTTTCCACGATGAAGTTGATTTGGGAAAGAATGAAGATTATCGTGGAACCAAGTGGCGTTTTACCATTGGCGGTTATGTTTGAAAATAAAGATATGTTTGCTGGGAAACGGGTTGGGCTGATCCTCTCCGGTGGTAATACCGATCTGTTCCGCTTACCCTGGTTAAATGATACCTCTTTTAGCAAACGTTAA
- a CDS encoding SAM-dependent methyltransferase: MNYGGGNLYLIPASLGGDDITSIWPSANVALVNQLDEFIVENVRTARRFLRSAGFSRPFEDVPFHLLNKHTKPIEISGYLNAALKGKSIGLLSEAGCPCIADPGQAIVAIAHQKNIRVIPLVGPSSILLALMASGFNGQNFAFNGYLPIQKPERTSKLKNLEQKAWNEGQTQIFMETPFRNNQLMDHMVSTLRRDTLLCVACDLTLPVEFIKTQPIGFWKKEMPDLHKRTSIFLLYHS, translated from the coding sequence ATGAATTACGGAGGTGGTAATTTGTATTTAATACCCGCGTCATTGGGAGGGGATGATATTACATCCATATGGCCTTCAGCCAATGTTGCCTTGGTAAACCAATTGGACGAGTTTATTGTTGAGAATGTCAGAACTGCCCGGCGTTTTCTTCGTTCTGCTGGTTTTTCGCGCCCTTTTGAGGATGTCCCCTTTCATTTGCTTAATAAACATACCAAACCCATAGAGATTAGCGGATACCTTAACGCTGCTTTGAAAGGAAAGTCTATTGGATTGTTGTCAGAGGCGGGGTGCCCTTGTATTGCCGATCCAGGGCAGGCAATCGTTGCCATTGCCCACCAAAAAAACATTAGGGTCATTCCTTTGGTGGGTCCTTCCTCCATCCTGCTGGCACTGATGGCTTCAGGGTTCAATGGACAAAACTTTGCCTTCAATGGATACCTGCCAATTCAAAAACCAGAAAGGACAAGCAAACTAAAAAACCTGGAACAAAAAGCGTGGAACGAAGGGCAGACTCAGATCTTTATGGAAACCCCTTTCAGAAACAACCAGCTAATGGATCACATGGTTTCTACCCTAAGAAGAGATACCCTCCTTTGTGTGGCGTGCGACCTGACGCTGCCAGTAGAATTTATCAAAACCCAGCCCATTGGCTTTTGGAAAAAAGAAATGCCCGACCTGCATAAACGGACGAGCATTTTCCTTTTGTATCATTCATAG
- a CDS encoding YigZ family protein: MEGDTYLTIDGPSLGLYKDKGSKFIALAWPVENEEQINEILVSVKKEYHDARHHCYAWILGQTGEHYRMNDDGEPSGTAGKPIYGQLLSNGLSNVFVIVVRYFGGTKLGVRGLIDAYKGATLDALQNANLVIRILHEYYQIDFDYLAMNDVMKIMKEFDLEQFDHKFDLKCNLKFKVRKSLSRQIIESLDLIQEISVTKIAED; the protein is encoded by the coding sequence ATGGAAGGGGATACTTACCTTACAATTGATGGGCCCTCCCTAGGCCTTTACAAGGATAAGGGAAGTAAATTCATTGCCCTTGCCTGGCCTGTTGAGAATGAAGAACAGATTAATGAGATTCTGGTCTCCGTAAAAAAAGAATATCATGATGCACGCCACCATTGTTATGCCTGGATTTTGGGGCAAACCGGTGAGCATTATCGCATGAATGACGATGGTGAACCTTCAGGAACTGCAGGAAAACCAATTTATGGCCAGTTGCTTTCTAATGGCCTCTCCAATGTTTTTGTGATTGTTGTGCGGTATTTCGGTGGAACAAAACTCGGTGTCCGTGGTCTGATTGATGCATACAAAGGAGCAACTTTAGATGCCTTGCAGAATGCTAACCTGGTTATAAGGATTTTACACGAATATTATCAGATTGATTTTGACTACCTGGCGATGAATGATGTAATGAAGATCATGAAAGAATTTGACCTGGAACAATTTGATCATAAGTTTGATTTAAAATGTAATCTAAAATTTAAGGTTCGAAAGAGTCTGTCCCGCCAGATAATTGAAAGCCTAGATTTGATACAGGAGATTAGTGTAACTAAAATTGCAGAAGATTAA
- a CDS encoding metallophosphoesterase translates to MHTISRRKFIAMAGLTGAATFGGFPVMAAMKSSKKKITILHTNDTHSRIDPYPQNDPNFPDMGGYARRAAMIKQLRFEDPELLLLDAGDFFQGTPYYNMFGGEVELKLMSTLGYDAATLGNHEFDNGVYGFNNAIKHAQFPFVNANYDFSDTLLKGKIQPFIVLKRNGIKVGIYGLGIELRGLVAPSMFAGLKYNDPVEVARATEETLKNQHECQLIVCLSHLGFSYNHDKVSDVVVARQTRWTDIIIGGHTHTLLDPAVIEKNMRNQDVIIGQTGSGGVRLGKIEVIFDPSSEEKLVESITTKIYKNQEA, encoded by the coding sequence ATGCATACTATCAGTCGAAGAAAATTTATTGCCATGGCGGGTCTAACAGGAGCCGCTACTTTTGGGGGATTTCCTGTTATGGCAGCTATGAAAAGCAGTAAGAAAAAAATTACCATTCTTCATACCAATGATACCCACAGTCGGATTGATCCATACCCTCAAAACGATCCTAATTTTCCAGACATGGGTGGCTATGCCCGGCGAGCGGCCATGATTAAGCAGCTAAGATTTGAGGATCCTGAATTGCTCTTGCTGGATGCTGGGGATTTCTTCCAGGGAACTCCTTATTACAATATGTTTGGAGGAGAAGTTGAATTAAAACTTATGAGTACATTAGGGTATGATGCGGCCACATTGGGTAACCATGAATTTGATAATGGGGTTTATGGATTTAATAATGCAATCAAACATGCTCAATTTCCGTTTGTAAATGCCAACTACGATTTTTCAGATACACTCCTGAAAGGTAAGATCCAACCCTTTATTGTTTTGAAAAGGAATGGCATCAAAGTGGGAATCTATGGACTTGGAATTGAATTGCGTGGCTTAGTGGCTCCAAGTATGTTTGCCGGACTGAAATACAATGATCCCGTTGAAGTGGCTCGTGCTACAGAAGAAACTTTAAAAAATCAACATGAGTGCCAGTTAATTGTTTGTCTCTCACACCTTGGGTTTAGTTATAATCATGACAAAGTAAGCGATGTTGTCGTGGCTCGTCAAACCCGCTGGACTGACATTATCATCGGCGGGCATACACATACTCTTCTCGACCCTGCGGTAATTGAGAAGAACATGAGAAATCAGGATGTAATAATTGGACAAACTGGATCGGGTGGTGTTCGATTGGGAAAAATCGAGGTAATCTTTGATCCTTCCTCAGAAGAAAAACTTGTCGAATCCATTACAACAAAAATTTATAAAAATCAAGAGGCTTAA
- the dnaA gene encoding chromosomal replication initiator protein DnaA: MMERVHERVWSRCLSIIRDNISPNSFNTWFAPIKPVKLENSILTIQVPSQFFYEWLEEHFIDLLKKTIKRELGPEGRLEYSIIMDTNFHASPANPYTVSAPTLNKKALKNPPVSMPIDLNKEQGKSIPNPFVIPGLKKLNIHPQLIDSYNFDNFIQGDCNRLARSAGLAVGQNPGKTSFNPLLIYSANGLGKTHLAHAIGIEVKNNFPEKTVLYISSEQFTNQFVDSVRNNNQNDFIHFYQMIDVLIVDDIYCLAGKEKTQDVFFHIFNHLHQNGKQIIITSDLPPVEMKGFEPRLLSRFKWGLSADLQAPDYETRIAILQKKLYNDGVEMPQEVVELIASRITSNIREMEGALISILAQSSMNKKEITPELALKVIEKFVKNTPKEITVEYIQKVVCDYFSIPVEKIQSKTRKREIVQARQLAMFFSKNYTKSSLAAIGSKCGNRDHATVLHACKTVKNLADTDKNFKKYVDEIENIIKIKL; encoded by the coding sequence ATGATGGAGAGAGTACACGAAAGGGTTTGGTCAAGGTGCTTAAGTATTATCAGGGATAATATCAGTCCCAATAGTTTTAATACTTGGTTTGCACCCATTAAACCTGTGAAATTGGAGAACAGTATTCTTACCATTCAGGTTCCCAGCCAGTTTTTTTATGAATGGCTTGAGGAACACTTCATTGATTTGCTAAAGAAAACCATTAAAAGAGAGTTAGGTCCTGAAGGCAGACTGGAGTACAGCATTATTATGGATACTAATTTTCATGCTTCCCCTGCCAATCCTTACACTGTCAGTGCTCCAACCCTGAATAAAAAGGCACTGAAGAACCCTCCGGTTAGCATGCCCATCGACCTGAACAAAGAGCAGGGAAAATCCATACCCAACCCTTTTGTCATTCCCGGGCTAAAAAAACTGAACATCCATCCTCAGCTTATTGATTCTTACAATTTCGATAATTTTATCCAGGGTGACTGTAATCGTTTGGCCCGAAGTGCTGGTCTTGCAGTTGGTCAGAATCCTGGGAAAACCAGTTTTAACCCCTTGTTAATTTATAGCGCAAATGGTTTGGGAAAAACCCACCTGGCGCATGCCATTGGCATTGAAGTAAAAAACAACTTTCCCGAGAAGACCGTTCTCTATATTTCATCAGAGCAGTTTACCAACCAGTTTGTAGATTCAGTAAGAAACAACAATCAAAACGATTTTATTCATTTCTACCAAATGATTGATGTCTTGATTGTTGACGATATCTATTGCCTGGCAGGAAAGGAAAAAACCCAAGATGTCTTTTTCCACATTTTTAACCACCTCCATCAAAATGGCAAGCAAATTATCATCACCAGCGATTTGCCACCTGTGGAAATGAAAGGCTTTGAACCCAGATTGCTTTCCAGGTTTAAATGGGGTCTTTCTGCAGATTTACAGGCGCCAGATTATGAAACCCGGATTGCTATCCTGCAAAAAAAGTTATACAACGATGGTGTAGAAATGCCACAGGAAGTGGTGGAACTCATTGCCTCCAGGATTACCAGCAATATCCGGGAAATGGAAGGAGCCCTGATCTCCATCCTGGCTCAATCCTCAATGAATAAGAAAGAGATTACACCTGAACTTGCATTGAAGGTCATCGAGAAGTTTGTAAAAAACACACCGAAAGAAATTACAGTCGAATATATCCAGAAAGTGGTTTGTGACTATTTTAGCATCCCTGTCGAAAAGATTCAATCCAAGACCCGTAAACGTGAAATTGTCCAGGCGAGGCAGCTTGCCATGTTTTTCTCCAAAAACTATACCAAATCTTCCCTGGCTGCCATTGGAAGCAAGTGTGGTAACAGAGACCATGCTACCGTACTGCACGCTTGCAAAACAGTTAAAAACCTGGCTGATACCGACAAAAATTTTAAGAAATACGTGGATGAAATTGAGAACATCATTAAAATAAAACTTTGA
- the ndk gene encoding nucleoside-diphosphate kinase, whose amino-acid sequence MAKGNTTLTMIKPYAVKHGYVGPILARINEAGFRIIAMKYLHLSLQQAEAFYEVHREKPFFERLTRFMSNGPIVAAILEKGNAVEDYRLLIGATDPTKAEEGTLRKLFGASIEQNAVHGSDSDENAIREANFFFSELERF is encoded by the coding sequence ATGGCCAAAGGCAACACCACCCTTACCATGATAAAACCATATGCTGTAAAGCATGGTTACGTTGGACCTATCCTTGCCCGGATCAATGAAGCAGGATTCCGAATAATTGCAATGAAATACCTTCACTTGTCCCTTCAACAGGCTGAAGCCTTTTATGAAGTGCACCGCGAGAAACCATTTTTTGAACGTCTTACCCGCTTTATGTCAAATGGCCCCATCGTAGCCGCCATCCTGGAAAAGGGAAATGCAGTGGAGGATTATCGCCTCCTGATTGGTGCCACTGACCCCACCAAGGCCGAGGAAGGTACGCTTAGAAAACTATTTGGCGCCAGCATCGAACAAAATGCCGTCCACGGATCAGACTCCGACGAAAATGCCATTCGCGAAGCCAACTTCTTCTTTTCTGAACTTGAACGCTTCTAA
- a CDS encoding bifunctional oligoribonuclease/PAP phosphatase NrnA: protein MDPTSINQVNNLLSDKDQPIAIITHTNPDGDALGSSLGLYGYLQLSGYKDVRFISPDPYPSFLQWMPWEQESIIASQFPERAEKAILGAAVVFCLDFNGMGRVNHLEDSLRRSKGKKILIDHHPQPEPVFDFVFSNTRVSSTAELLYDFIVALGGENKIDRRVAECLYAGIVTDTGSFSYGCNEPKTYEITARLIGLGVDGEHLHRLIYNTYSADRIRLLGYCLSEKLKVLPEEQAAYISLSAKDLERFNHQDGDTEGVVNYAMSIENIHLAALFIEKSDHVKISFRSAGDVDVNMLAREFFNGGGHRNAAGGKSFDSLEETVRCFEEVIKKGQ, encoded by the coding sequence TTGGACCCTACAAGCATCAACCAGGTTAATAACCTTCTTTCAGATAAGGATCAGCCCATAGCCATTATTACCCACACCAATCCAGACGGAGACGCCCTGGGCTCCTCCCTTGGGTTGTACGGTTATTTGCAACTTTCGGGTTATAAGGATGTGCGTTTTATCAGTCCTGACCCTTATCCTTCCTTTTTGCAATGGATGCCCTGGGAGCAGGAGAGCATTATAGCCAGTCAGTTTCCTGAACGTGCTGAAAAAGCCATATTGGGTGCAGCCGTTGTTTTTTGTCTTGATTTCAATGGCATGGGCAGGGTTAATCATCTTGAAGATTCGCTGAGGAGATCAAAAGGGAAAAAGATACTGATAGATCATCATCCCCAACCTGAACCTGTGTTTGATTTTGTGTTTTCGAATACCAGGGTAAGCAGTACGGCCGAATTATTGTATGACTTTATTGTGGCTCTTGGAGGCGAAAATAAAATAGACCGCAGGGTTGCTGAATGCTTGTACGCCGGGATTGTTACCGATACCGGGTCTTTCAGTTACGGTTGCAATGAGCCAAAAACATATGAGATTACTGCCCGCCTCATCGGGCTTGGGGTGGATGGGGAACATTTACACCGGCTTATTTACAATACCTATTCAGCTGACCGCATACGCCTGCTTGGTTATTGTTTAAGTGAAAAACTTAAAGTGTTACCTGAGGAACAGGCTGCCTATATTAGTCTTTCAGCAAAGGACCTGGAAAGATTCAATCATCAGGATGGAGATACTGAAGGAGTTGTAAATTATGCCATGAGCATTGAGAACATTCATCTGGCTGCATTGTTTATAGAGAAGTCAGACCATGTGAAGATATCTTTCCGCTCGGCGGGAGACGTGGATGTGAATATGCTCGCCCGCGAATTTTTCAATGGGGGTGGACATCGCAATGCTGCAGGAGGGAAAAGCTTTGACAGCCTGGAAGAAACTGTCAGGTGCTTTGAAGAAGTAATTAAAAAGGGGCAGTAA
- a CDS encoding FKBP-type peptidyl-prolyl cis-trans isomerase, whose product MKKHTQERRFHLRFLREQVVPIISVIAFLMVPGCRSIQLQQAGDESPVMKSTESGLQYAIIPEGDGELAKDGDLVFVHYSGSLEDGSVFDSSHDRGEPISFKLGAGQVIAGWEEGIKMLRKGDKATFIIPPQLAYGENAIGPIPANATLTFSLELIDIVNPAAPLNAEGLKGITTENGVKIFVFREGDGAKLDSNMRVKVHYNGFLENDTLFDASYERGNPIEFVLGRGMVIPGLEDGLKHLKVGAQAKIWIPYQLAYGERGRGPIPAQANLIFDVEVLDAVIVENPKPFDVEDLPIVSTESGLQYIVLKEGEGELPIPGNLLLVHYSGYLEDGTLFDSSVQRGEPFRFILGSNQVIPAWDEGFALLKKGSKVRFIVPPELGYGDREVGPIPAGSKLIFDVELIDFQN is encoded by the coding sequence ATGAAAAAGCACACGCAAGAAAGAAGGTTTCATTTAAGATTCCTAAGGGAGCAAGTTGTACCCATAATCAGTGTGATAGCTTTTCTTATGGTTCCGGGATGTCGTAGTATCCAATTACAGCAGGCTGGGGATGAGTCTCCAGTCATGAAAAGTACAGAATCGGGGCTTCAATATGCCATTATCCCTGAAGGAGATGGTGAATTGGCTAAGGATGGTGACCTGGTTTTTGTGCATTATTCAGGCAGCCTTGAAGATGGCTCTGTTTTTGACAGTTCCCATGATCGTGGTGAACCCATCTCTTTTAAATTAGGTGCCGGACAGGTCATAGCTGGTTGGGAAGAAGGGATTAAAATGCTTAGAAAAGGTGATAAAGCCACCTTTATCATACCCCCTCAATTGGCATATGGTGAAAACGCCATTGGGCCTATACCAGCCAATGCCACTCTGACTTTTTCCCTGGAACTGATTGATATTGTAAATCCAGCAGCGCCATTGAATGCTGAGGGTTTAAAAGGTATAACGACTGAGAACGGGGTAAAAATTTTCGTTTTCCGTGAAGGAGATGGTGCTAAGCTTGATTCCAATATGCGTGTGAAGGTACACTACAATGGCTTTCTTGAGAATGACACGCTTTTTGACGCCTCGTATGAGCGAGGAAACCCCATTGAGTTTGTTCTTGGCCGGGGGATGGTTATCCCCGGCCTAGAGGATGGATTAAAACATCTAAAAGTTGGGGCTCAGGCAAAAATATGGATTCCATATCAACTTGCTTATGGTGAGCGAGGCAGGGGTCCAATTCCCGCGCAGGCTAACCTTATATTTGATGTGGAGGTTTTAGATGCTGTAATTGTTGAGAATCCAAAACCTTTTGACGTGGAAGACCTGCCGATTGTGTCCACTGAATCCGGACTTCAATATATTGTTTTAAAAGAAGGAGAAGGAGAATTACCAATACCTGGCAATCTTCTTCTCGTTCATTATTCGGGGTATCTTGAAGATGGCACTTTATTTGACTCCTCCGTTCAGCGGGGTGAACCCTTCCGGTTTATCCTGGGAAGTAACCAAGTGATTCCAGCTTGGGATGAAGGTTTTGCTTTGTTAAAGAAAGGCAGCAAAGTCAGGTTTATTGTTCCTCCTGAACTTGGATATGGTGATCGGGAAGTAGGCCCCATTCCTGCAGGCTCTAAGCTGATTTTTGATGTCGAGTTGATAGATTTTCAAAATTAA
- a CDS encoding low molecular weight protein-tyrosine-phosphatase: protein MRILMVCLGNICRSPLAEGIMKEKFKNYGLEGKVDSAGTASYHIGEPPDPRSIDIASKYGIDISGQVARAFNVSDFDHFDYIFAMDQENFSNIIRKARSDKDKRKVNLILDNLFPDEEKEVPDPYYGGKEGFEKVFRLLDDGCEAILGKLKN from the coding sequence ATGAGGATTTTGATGGTTTGTTTAGGTAATATTTGCAGGTCGCCTCTGGCCGAAGGTATTATGAAGGAAAAATTTAAAAATTATGGCCTGGAGGGAAAAGTGGATTCAGCTGGGACCGCTTCCTATCATATTGGTGAGCCACCAGATCCAAGATCCATTGACATTGCCTCAAAATATGGGATAGATATTTCAGGTCAGGTTGCAAGAGCTTTTAATGTTTCTGATTTTGATCACTTTGACTATATTTTTGCCATGGACCAGGAAAATTTTAGTAATATTATCAGAAAAGCGCGCTCTGATAAAGACAAACGGAAAGTCAATCTGATTCTGGATAATCTTTTCCCTGACGAAGAGAAAGAGGTTCCAGACCCATATTATGGTGGAAAGGAAGGTTTCGAGAAGGTGTTTAGATTGCTCGACGATGGGTGTGAGGCTATTTTAGGTAAACTTAAAAATTGA
- a CDS encoding FKBP-type peptidyl-prolyl cis-trans isomerase, whose translation MRILTGFFVVLILWFAACQRTGEEQKVPDSEQIRETLEETNKILLESEKQEIKDFIARYGWEMQETGTGLWYQVYKAGDGEKAKEGNIALIHYSIHLLTGDLVYSSATDGAKEFKIGRGGVESGLEEGILFLREGDKARFIMPSHLAHGVPGDGVKIPSRATIVYDVELIEIK comes from the coding sequence ATGCGCATTTTGACTGGCTTTTTCGTTGTCTTGATTTTATGGTTTGCTGCTTGCCAACGGACCGGGGAAGAGCAAAAGGTCCCGGATTCAGAACAAATCAGGGAAACCCTGGAGGAAACCAATAAGATTTTGCTTGAGTCGGAAAAGCAGGAAATTAAGGATTTTATTGCCCGTTATGGCTGGGAAATGCAAGAAACCGGAACAGGGCTTTGGTACCAGGTTTATAAAGCTGGGGATGGCGAAAAGGCCAAGGAGGGAAATATCGCCCTCATCCATTACAGCATTCACTTGCTTACCGGGGATCTCGTGTATTCTTCGGCAACAGATGGTGCCAAGGAATTCAAAATAGGGCGCGGGGGTGTAGAATCCGGCCTTGAAGAAGGGATTCTTTTTCTACGTGAGGGAGATAAGGCCCGTTTTATCATGCCCTCACATCTTGCCCATGGGGTGCCTGGAGATGGGGTGAAGATTCCTTCACGGGCAACGATTGTTTATGATGTTGAACTCATTGAAATCAAGTAA